One window of Streptomyces sp. FIT100 genomic DNA carries:
- a CDS encoding alkene reductase, which translates to MTTAFDPIDLSGTRLANRIAMAPMTRSRAYGPGLTPTDSTVEYYAQRASAGLIITEGIQPSVIGQGYPDTPGLHSGEQIAAWRRVTDAVHAAGGRIFAQLMHAGRIGHPVLWPDRELLSVGPSAVAADGQLYTHEGPKDFLPPRELSGDEVRATVGEFADAARNAIEAGFDGVELHGANGYLIHQFLSTNSNLRTDEWGGSVENRVRFAVEAAKAVAAAIGAERTGLRLSPGNVYNGIAETDTEATYLALVEGLEPLGLGYLHITENAPVRELTLALRKQFSGTLILNPSTEGPTDHAALALIEDGAADIVAFGALFLANPDLPVRLRSAGPYNTPDPATFFGGGDKGYTDYPELTA; encoded by the coding sequence ATGACCACCGCGTTCGACCCGATCGACCTCTCCGGCACACGGCTCGCCAACCGCATCGCCATGGCGCCGATGACCCGCAGCCGCGCCTACGGCCCGGGCCTCACCCCCACCGACTCCACCGTCGAGTACTACGCCCAGCGCGCATCGGCCGGCCTGATCATCACCGAGGGCATCCAGCCCTCCGTCATCGGCCAGGGCTACCCCGACACCCCGGGCCTGCACTCCGGCGAGCAGATCGCCGCCTGGCGCAGGGTCACCGACGCCGTGCACGCCGCGGGCGGCCGGATCTTCGCCCAGCTCATGCACGCGGGCCGCATCGGCCACCCGGTGCTCTGGCCGGACCGGGAGCTGCTCAGCGTGGGGCCGTCCGCCGTCGCGGCGGACGGCCAGCTCTACACGCACGAGGGACCCAAGGACTTCCTCCCGCCGCGCGAGCTGTCGGGCGACGAGGTGCGCGCCACCGTGGGCGAGTTCGCGGACGCCGCGCGCAACGCGATCGAGGCCGGCTTCGACGGCGTGGAACTGCACGGCGCCAACGGCTACCTCATCCACCAGTTCCTCTCCACCAACAGCAATCTGCGCACCGACGAGTGGGGCGGCTCCGTCGAGAACCGCGTCCGCTTCGCGGTGGAGGCGGCCAAGGCCGTGGCGGCGGCGATCGGCGCCGAGCGCACCGGTCTGCGCCTCTCGCCCGGAAACGTGTACAACGGCATCGCCGAGACCGACACCGAGGCGACGTACCTCGCACTGGTCGAGGGCCTGGAGCCGCTGGGCCTCGGCTATCTGCACATCACCGAGAACGCCCCGGTCCGGGAGCTGACACTGGCACTGCGCAAGCAGTTCAGCGGCACGCTCATCCTCAACCCGTCGACCGAAGGACCGACCGACCACGCCGCGCTCGCCCTGATCGAGGACGGCGCAGCGGACATCGTCGCCTTCGGTGCGCTGTTCCTGGCCAACCCCGACCTGCCGGTACGGCTGAGGTCCGCAGGCCCGTACAACACCCCGGACCCCGCCACGTTCTTCGGCGGCGGCGACAAGGGCTACACCGACTACCCGGAGCTCACCGCCTGA
- a CDS encoding MarR family winged helix-turn-helix transcriptional regulator has protein sequence MNSGADPACTADELLPAAARGGPVSHAVSRVARLHRIAAGKLLRRLGLYPGQEMVMMHLWETGPVRQSDLIKAVALDPSTVTKMLQRLEQSGHVRRRPDPADRRAVLVEATDASCALHADVARAWSELEDHTLAGLDPAERAELIRLLAKVEANLCVEAAECQGQDPAGAAPAAEPAAARPGSTSAQPESTSSALSTSASEL, from the coding sequence ATGAACTCCGGAGCCGACCCCGCCTGTACCGCCGACGAACTGCTGCCCGCCGCCGCGCGCGGCGGCCCCGTCAGCCATGCCGTCTCCCGGGTCGCCAGGCTCCACCGCATCGCCGCCGGCAAGCTGCTCAGGCGGCTCGGGCTCTACCCCGGCCAGGAAATGGTGATGATGCACCTCTGGGAGACCGGGCCCGTGCGGCAGTCGGACCTGATCAAGGCGGTCGCGCTCGACCCGTCGACCGTCACCAAGATGCTCCAGCGGCTTGAGCAGTCCGGGCATGTACGGCGCCGGCCCGACCCCGCGGACCGGCGAGCGGTGCTCGTCGAGGCGACAGACGCGAGCTGCGCGCTCCACGCCGACGTGGCGCGGGCGTGGAGCGAGCTGGAGGACCACACGCTCGCCGGCCTCGACCCGGCCGAGCGGGCCGAGCTGATCCGGCTGCTGGCGAAGGTCGAGGCGAATCTCTGCGTGGAGGCGGCGGAGTGCCAGGGGCAGGATCCGGCGGGCGCCGCGCCGGCAGCGGAGCCGGCCGCGGCCCGTCCCGGGAGCACCTCGGCTCAGCCGGAGAGCACGTCCAGCGCCCTGTCGACGTCCGCGTCCGAGTTGTAG
- a CDS encoding aminotransferase class V-fold PLP-dependent enzyme, whose protein sequence is MDSLGGAEFAPRSTYLNTSSCGVLPRRTVDAVRRLVEENGDGRPGGAGDFATIDASRASFARLVGVAEERVAAGGSVAVHVALIAGSLPSGSEVLFPEREFSSVVTPFTVRGDLKVRYAPLDALADAVRPGTALVGLSAVQSADGRVADLAAVRAAATAHGARVLVDASQSAGWLPLDAGAYDFTVTGAFKYLLCPRGTSFLTVTEEAQESLAPAHGGWCGAEEAQESLAPAHGGWCGAEDRWGSTYGPVQRFATSARRYDEPPSFLAYHGAEQSLALLEQIGIATVHAHNTALAARFRAGLTELGHAPVPGDSGIVAVPGLGGRQPELARAGVVVSARAGNLRVSFHLYNSDADVDRALDVLSG, encoded by the coding sequence ATGGACTCTCTCGGAGGCGCCGAGTTCGCGCCGAGGTCGACATATCTGAACACCTCCAGCTGCGGCGTCCTGCCGCGCCGCACGGTCGACGCGGTCAGGAGACTCGTCGAGGAGAACGGGGACGGGCGTCCGGGCGGCGCGGGGGACTTCGCCACCATCGACGCCTCCCGCGCCTCCTTCGCCCGCCTCGTCGGCGTGGCCGAGGAGCGGGTGGCGGCAGGCGGTTCCGTCGCCGTGCATGTCGCACTGATCGCGGGCTCCCTGCCGTCCGGCTCCGAAGTGCTCTTCCCCGAAAGGGAGTTCAGCTCCGTCGTCACCCCTTTCACGGTCCGCGGCGACCTGAAGGTGCGGTACGCGCCGCTCGACGCGCTCGCCGACGCCGTACGCCCCGGGACCGCACTGGTCGGGCTGTCCGCCGTGCAGTCGGCCGACGGCCGCGTCGCGGATCTGGCGGCCGTCCGGGCCGCCGCGACCGCGCACGGCGCGCGGGTCCTCGTCGACGCCAGCCAGTCCGCGGGCTGGCTCCCGCTGGACGCGGGGGCGTACGACTTCACCGTCACCGGCGCCTTCAAGTACCTGCTCTGCCCGCGCGGCACGTCGTTCCTCACCGTCACCGAGGAGGCCCAGGAATCACTGGCCCCGGCGCACGGCGGCTGGTGCGGCGCCGAGGAGGCCCAGGAATCACTGGCCCCGGCGCACGGCGGCTGGTGCGGCGCCGAGGACCGCTGGGGGAGCACCTACGGTCCGGTGCAGCGGTTCGCCACCTCGGCGCGGCGCTACGACGAGCCGCCGTCCTTCCTGGCCTACCACGGTGCCGAGCAGTCCCTCGCCCTGCTGGAGCAGATCGGCATCGCGACGGTCCACGCCCACAACACCGCCCTCGCGGCCCGCTTCCGCGCCGGGCTGACGGAGCTCGGCCACGCACCGGTCCCCGGGGACTCGGGCATCGTCGCCGTTCCGGGACTAGGCGGCCGGCAGCCGGAGCTCGCCCGGGCCGGGGTCGTCGTCTCGGCCCGCGCGGGCAATCTGCGGGTCTCGTTCCATCTCTACAACTCGGACGCGGACGTCGACAGGGCGCTGGACGTGCTCTCCGGCTGA
- a CDS encoding DsbA family oxidoreductase, producing the protein MRVEIWSDIACPWCYIGKARFEKGLAAFAHRDEVEVVHRSFELDPGRAKGDTAPVIDMLARKYGRTIEEARAMEEHVASNARAEGLGYRTEGRDHGNTFDIHRLLHLARSHGRQDELLSLAYRANFAEERSVFDPEVLVELAVEAGLDAEEARAVLTDPDAYADAVRADEREAAELGANAVPFFVIDRRYGVSGGQSAEVFTQALEQAWQGRTIVPVGADADGGADAGACGPDGTCDVPQA; encoded by the coding sequence ATGCGCGTCGAGATCTGGAGCGACATCGCCTGCCCCTGGTGCTACATCGGCAAGGCACGCTTCGAGAAGGGCCTCGCGGCCTTCGCCCACCGCGACGAGGTCGAGGTGGTGCACCGCTCCTTCGAGCTCGACCCGGGCCGCGCCAAGGGCGACACCGCGCCCGTGATCGACATGCTGGCGCGGAAGTACGGCCGCACGATCGAGGAGGCCCGCGCCATGGAGGAGCACGTCGCCTCCAACGCACGCGCCGAGGGCCTCGGCTACCGGACCGAGGGCCGCGACCACGGCAACACCTTCGACATCCACCGCCTCCTCCACCTCGCCCGTTCCCACGGCCGCCAGGACGAGCTCCTGAGCCTCGCCTACCGGGCCAACTTCGCCGAGGAGCGCTCCGTCTTCGACCCCGAGGTGCTGGTCGAGCTCGCCGTCGAGGCGGGCCTGGACGCGGAGGAGGCCCGCGCGGTCCTCACCGACCCGGACGCCTACGCCGACGCCGTACGGGCGGACGAGCGCGAGGCCGCCGAGCTGGGCGCGAACGCCGTGCCGTTCTTCGTCATCGACCGTCGCTACGGGGTCTCCGGCGGACAGTCCGCCGAGGTGTTCACGCAGGCGCTGGAGCAGGCGTGGCAGGGGAGGACGATCGTTCCGGTGGGGGCGGACGCGGACGGCGGCGCGGATGCGGGTGCCTGCGGCCCCGACGGTACGTGCGACGTTCCGCAGGCCTGA
- a CDS encoding DUF1349 domain-containing protein, with translation MTDEITLPELPFPLRPYGPDADWSYENGRLTGWAGARQDRFVPPTGDAEEPASDAPRLLGAPEGDFQLIARVKVGFGAAFDAGVLYLHVTEREWAKLCLELSPDKPTICTVVTRGHSDDANSFVVDGDSAWLRISRTGGAFAFHASSDGERWTFVRIFALGSREQAEAALVGFMTQSPVGEGCVAGFDRIEYRPAWPEGLRDGS, from the coding sequence GTGACCGACGAGATCACCCTGCCCGAACTGCCCTTCCCGCTGCGCCCGTACGGCCCCGACGCCGACTGGTCCTACGAGAACGGCAGGCTCACCGGATGGGCGGGCGCACGGCAGGACCGTTTCGTCCCTCCCACCGGCGACGCCGAGGAACCGGCCTCCGACGCGCCGCGTCTCCTCGGCGCGCCGGAGGGCGATTTCCAGCTGATCGCCCGTGTGAAGGTGGGCTTCGGCGCGGCCTTCGACGCGGGCGTGCTCTATCTCCACGTCACCGAGAGGGAGTGGGCGAAGCTCTGTCTGGAGCTCTCCCCGGACAAGCCGACGATCTGCACGGTCGTCACCCGGGGCCACTCCGACGACGCCAACTCCTTCGTGGTGGACGGCGACAGCGCCTGGCTGCGGATCAGCCGCACGGGCGGCGCCTTCGCCTTCCACGCCTCGTCGGACGGCGAGCGGTGGACCTTCGTCCGCATCTTCGCCCTCGGCAGCCGGGAGCAGGCGGAGGCCGCGCTCGTCGGCTTCATGACGCAGTCCCCGGTCGGCGAGGGGTGCGTCGCCGGCTTCGACCGCATCGAGTACCGGCCGGCCTGGCCTGAAGGGCTGCGGGACGGTTCCTGA
- a CDS encoding aldehyde dehydrogenase (NADP(+)) → MGAAPVWSVDPRTGKPREQVAVEATADEVDRVVRAADAARPALADRTVRAALLRTAADLLDEARDHVIEAADAETALGPVRLTGELARTTAQLRAFADVVDEGAFLDIRIDHEDAGRTPPWPDLRRWKIPLGVVAVYSASNFPLAFSVPGGDTASALAAGCPVVVKAHPDHPATSELCASLLRRAARQTGLPEDVVVLVHGFDAGVELVRHPLVAAAGFTGSVRGGRALFDAAAARPTPIPFHGELGSLNPVVITEGAAAERAEAIGTGLAGSMTLGEGQFCTKPGFVLAPAGDAGDRLVKSLTAAVSETEPGVMLDHRMRDAFVAGVGERAALDGVEAPVTPGAGGEHTVSAGFLTVPAGRLAADGPHDLLLEECFGPVTVVARYETPDEIGAVLSRLPGNLTATLHTAAADDPAAAGLVAALTPLAGRILVNGWPTGVAVAPAQHHGGPYPATTSTSTSVGATAIERWLRPVTYQSAPPALLPPELRDDNPLGLPRRVDGRPEGLEG, encoded by the coding sequence GTGGGAGCAGCACCAGTCTGGAGTGTGGACCCCCGAACCGGGAAGCCGCGCGAGCAGGTTGCCGTCGAGGCCACGGCCGACGAGGTCGACCGGGTCGTACGGGCCGCCGACGCCGCCCGTCCCGCGCTCGCCGACCGGACGGTCCGCGCCGCACTCCTCCGTACGGCAGCGGACCTCCTCGACGAGGCGCGCGACCACGTCATCGAGGCGGCCGATGCCGAGACCGCCCTCGGCCCCGTGCGGCTCACCGGCGAACTCGCCCGGACCACCGCCCAGTTGCGGGCCTTCGCCGACGTCGTCGACGAGGGCGCCTTCCTCGACATCCGCATCGACCACGAGGACGCGGGCCGCACCCCGCCGTGGCCCGACCTGCGCCGCTGGAAGATCCCCCTCGGCGTCGTCGCCGTCTACTCCGCGAGCAACTTCCCGCTCGCCTTCTCCGTGCCCGGCGGCGACACCGCCAGCGCACTCGCCGCCGGCTGCCCCGTCGTCGTGAAGGCCCACCCGGACCATCCGGCCACCTCCGAGCTGTGCGCCTCGCTGCTGCGCAGGGCCGCCCGGCAGACGGGCCTCCCGGAGGACGTGGTCGTGCTGGTGCACGGCTTCGACGCGGGAGTCGAGCTCGTACGCCACCCGCTGGTCGCCGCCGCCGGCTTCACCGGGTCGGTACGCGGCGGGCGCGCCCTCTTCGACGCCGCCGCCGCCCGGCCCACCCCCATCCCCTTCCACGGCGAGCTCGGCTCCCTCAACCCGGTCGTGATCACCGAGGGCGCCGCCGCCGAGCGGGCCGAGGCGATCGGCACCGGCCTGGCCGGGTCGATGACCCTGGGCGAGGGCCAGTTCTGCACCAAGCCCGGCTTCGTCCTCGCCCCGGCGGGCGACGCCGGCGACCGGCTGGTGAAGTCCCTGACGGCCGCGGTGAGCGAGACCGAGCCCGGCGTGATGCTCGACCACCGGATGCGCGATGCCTTCGTCGCGGGCGTCGGCGAGCGGGCCGCGCTCGACGGCGTCGAGGCCCCTGTCACCCCCGGCGCGGGCGGCGAGCACACCGTGAGCGCGGGCTTCCTGACCGTGCCGGCGGGGCGGCTGGCCGCCGACGGCCCGCACGATCTGCTCCTGGAGGAGTGCTTCGGGCCGGTCACCGTCGTCGCCCGTTACGAGACCCCGGACGAGATCGGGGCCGTACTGTCCCGGCTCCCCGGCAATCTCACCGCCACGCTCCACACCGCCGCCGCCGACGACCCCGCGGCCGCCGGGCTCGTCGCCGCCCTCACCCCCCTCGCCGGCCGGATCCTCGTCAACGGCTGGCCCACCGGCGTCGCCGTCGCCCCCGCCCAGCACCACGGCGGCCCCTACCCGGCCACCACCTCCACCTCCACCTCGGTCGGCGCGACGGCGATCGAACGCTGGCTGCGCCCCGTCACCTACCAGTCGGCACCCCCCGCGCTCCTCCCCCCGGAGCTGCGCGACGACAACCCGCTCGGCCTTCCACGCCGGGTCGACGGCCGCCCGGAGGGTCTGGAAGGCTGA
- a CDS encoding IclR family transcriptional regulator: protein MAAVEQGGAQVKSAVRTVELLEYFAGRPGMHSLAAVQEAVGYPKSSLYMLLRTLVELGWVETDATGTRYGIGVRALLVGTSYIDGDEVVAAARPTLDRLSDDTTETIHLARLDGTNVVYLATRQSQHYLRPFTRVGRRLPAHSTSLGKALLATHSDEQVRKMLPETLPSLTEHTLTDREQLIEELHQIREQGYAVDREENTLGLRCFGVAIPYRTPARDAISCSVPVARLTPAHEQMIKDALFDARDRLTLATRRL, encoded by the coding sequence ATGGCAGCTGTCGAGCAGGGTGGGGCACAGGTCAAGTCCGCGGTGCGGACGGTCGAATTGCTCGAGTACTTCGCAGGACGCCCCGGTATGCACTCGCTCGCGGCGGTCCAGGAAGCCGTGGGCTACCCCAAGTCCAGCCTCTACATGCTGCTGCGCACCCTCGTCGAGCTGGGCTGGGTGGAGACGGACGCGACGGGCACGCGGTACGGCATCGGCGTGCGGGCCCTGCTCGTCGGCACCTCGTACATCGACGGGGACGAGGTCGTCGCGGCGGCCCGGCCCACCCTCGACCGGCTCTCCGACGACACCACGGAGACCATCCACCTCGCGCGGCTCGACGGTACGAACGTGGTCTATCTGGCCACCCGGCAGTCGCAGCACTATCTGCGGCCCTTCACCCGCGTCGGCCGCCGGCTCCCGGCCCACTCCACCTCGCTCGGCAAGGCGCTGCTCGCCACCCACAGCGACGAGCAGGTGCGCAAGATGCTCCCGGAGACGCTGCCCTCGCTGACCGAGCACACCCTCACCGACCGGGAGCAGCTCATCGAGGAGCTGCACCAGATCCGCGAGCAGGGCTACGCCGTGGACCGCGAGGAGAACACGCTGGGGCTGCGCTGCTTCGGCGTCGCCATCCCCTACCGCACCCCGGCGCGCGACGCGATCAGCTGCTCGGTGCCGGTGGCCCGGCTGACCCCGGCCCATGAGCAGATGATCAAGGACGCGCTGTTCGACGCGCGGGACCGGCTGACGCTGGCGACGCGCCGCCTGTGA